The proteins below come from a single Stutzerimonas stutzeri RCH2 genomic window:
- a CDS encoding alpha-amylase, whose protein sequence is MRAHRLSVLPLLFGLALPLSGLAAPELSVRLNDQPLSPSWNALAADRYDAELELEPGRLHLVMPQAGVENTALAPFRRQPLGKDSAYRYEVPEAGRYRLIVETGTAAALRLLPIKAAEQKAAAPVCRAWDGGAVEVAVGDVFRDGQTLRDALSGATAIVRNGQVTLQPAAGSDGLLLLEAAEPAGAAPSRNWRNATVYFVLTDRFANGDPSNDRSYGRELDGADEIGTFHGGDLKGLTERLDHIASLGVDALWISAPYEQIHGWVGGGDSGDFRHYGYHGYYALDFTQLDANMGSEDDLRTLIRAAHARGIRVLFDVVMNHPGYSTLQDMQQQGFGALRDGMADYLPEQWSTWQPEAHENLHAYHNLVDYEHPSWAAWWGRDWVRAGIADYDTPPSSTVDPLKGSLAFLPDFRTESEAVVALPEFLAHKAQTRAVPREGYRVRDYLIEWLTLWVRDFGVDGFRVDTVKHVEPSTWAELRAAAERARADWARANPDDPMTSEPFWMVGEVFAHGPQASDYLGQGFDALINFDFQAQTVAASDCLAAAEPSYADYARRLGETPGHNLLSYASSHDTALFNQLAKGDLTRQRGLAAALLLAPGAVQVYYGDESARAFGPTGSDPYQGTRSPMNWAEHERPEIAALIEHWQRIGQFRARHPAIGAGEHRLLSAGQPYAFARTLGEDKVIVVQAR, encoded by the coding sequence ATGCGTGCCCACCGGTTATCCGTCCTGCCGCTGCTGTTCGGCCTCGCCCTGCCCTTGTCCGGCCTCGCCGCCCCCGAGCTGAGCGTTCGCCTGAACGACCAGCCGCTGTCACCGAGCTGGAACGCGCTGGCAGCCGATCGCTACGACGCGGAGCTGGAACTCGAACCCGGTCGGCTGCATCTGGTGATGCCGCAAGCAGGCGTCGAAAACACCGCGCTTGCGCCGTTCCGTCGTCAGCCGCTTGGCAAAGACAGCGCCTACCGCTACGAAGTGCCCGAGGCCGGGCGCTATCGTTTGATCGTCGAGACCGGCACGGCGGCAGCGCTGCGGCTGCTGCCGATCAAGGCTGCCGAGCAGAAGGCGGCGGCACCGGTCTGCCGGGCCTGGGACGGCGGCGCGGTGGAGGTGGCGGTTGGCGATGTGTTCCGCGACGGCCAGACCCTGCGCGATGCGTTATCCGGCGCCACGGCGATCGTGCGCAACGGCCAGGTGACACTGCAACCCGCCGCCGGCAGCGATGGCCTGCTACTGCTCGAAGCCGCTGAACCGGCTGGTGCCGCGCCGTCGCGCAACTGGCGCAACGCGACGGTGTACTTCGTCCTCACCGACCGCTTCGCCAACGGCGACCCGAGCAACGACCGCAGCTATGGCCGCGAGCTGGACGGCGCCGACGAGATCGGCACCTTCCACGGCGGCGACCTCAAGGGGCTGACCGAACGGCTCGACCATATCGCCAGCCTCGGCGTCGATGCGCTGTGGATCAGCGCGCCCTACGAGCAGATCCACGGCTGGGTCGGCGGCGGCGATAGCGGCGACTTCCGCCACTACGGCTACCACGGTTATTACGCGCTGGATTTCACCCAGCTCGACGCCAACATGGGCAGCGAGGATGACCTGCGCACCCTTATCCGCGCCGCCCATGCCCGCGGCATCCGCGTGCTGTTCGATGTGGTGATGAACCATCCTGGCTATTCGACCCTGCAGGACATGCAGCAACAGGGCTTCGGCGCCCTGCGCGACGGCATGGCCGACTACCTGCCCGAGCAGTGGAGCACCTGGCAGCCGGAAGCCCACGAGAACCTGCACGCCTACCACAACCTGGTTGATTACGAGCACCCGAGCTGGGCCGCCTGGTGGGGCCGCGACTGGGTCCGTGCCGGCATCGCCGACTACGACACACCGCCCAGCAGCACGGTCGATCCGCTCAAGGGCTCGCTGGCCTTTCTGCCGGATTTCCGTACCGAATCCGAGGCGGTCGTCGCGCTGCCGGAGTTTCTCGCGCACAAGGCGCAAACCCGCGCCGTCCCGCGTGAGGGTTATCGGGTGCGTGATTACCTGATCGAATGGCTGACGCTCTGGGTTCGGGACTTCGGCGTCGACGGCTTTCGTGTCGACACCGTCAAGCACGTCGAGCCATCGACCTGGGCGGAATTGCGCGCCGCTGCCGAGCGCGCCCGCGCCGACTGGGCTCGTGCCAACCCGGACGACCCCATGACCAGCGAGCCGTTCTGGATGGTCGGCGAGGTGTTTGCCCACGGCCCGCAGGCCAGCGACTACCTGGGTCAAGGCTTCGACGCGCTGATCAACTTCGACTTTCAGGCGCAGACCGTGGCCGCCAGCGACTGCCTCGCCGCCGCCGAACCCAGCTACGCCGACTATGCCCGGCGCCTGGGCGAGACACCCGGGCACAACCTGCTGAGCTATGCCTCGTCCCACGACACCGCGCTGTTCAACCAGCTGGCCAAGGGCGATCTGACCCGCCAGCGCGGCCTCGCCGCCGCCCTGCTGCTGGCGCCCGGCGCGGTGCAGGTCTATTACGGCGACGAAAGCGCCCGCGCCTTCGGCCCCACAGGTTCGGACCCCTATCAGGGCACCCGCAGCCCGATGAACTGGGCCGAGCATGAGCGGCCCGAGATAGCCGCACTGATCGAACACTGGCAGCGGATCGGTCAGTTCCGCGCCCGTCACCCGGCGATCGGCGCGGGTGAGCATCGGCTGCTCTCGGCCGGCCAGCCCTATGCCTTCGCTCGCACACTGGGCGAGGACAAGGTCATCGTGGTGCAGGCCCGATGA
- the malE gene encoding maltose/maltodextrin ABC transporter substrate-binding protein MalE, with the protein MNKKFWCIATVGLAATFSLPLPALAAIEEGKLVVWINGDKGYKGLAEVGKKFTAETGIPVEVAHPDSATDKFQQAAATGNGPDIFIWAHDRIGEWAKSGLLTPVTPSADTKSGIADFSWQAVTYDNKLWGYPISVETIGLIYNKALVDTPPKTFDDVMALNEKLAAQGKRAILWDYNNTYFTWPLLSAKGGYVFEHADGGYDVKSTGVNNAGAKAGAQVLRDLIDKGVMPKGADYSVAEAAFNKGDSAMMISGPWAWSNIEKSGIDFGVAPIPAIDGEPGKPFVGVAAALLNAASPNKDLAVEFLENYLLQVEGLKTVNADVPLGAVANTAYMEELSANPHIKATFENAQMGEPMPNVPEMGAFWSSMAAALTNITSGRQDVDAALDDAAKRITR; encoded by the coding sequence ATGAACAAGAAATTCTGGTGTATCGCCACCGTCGGCCTGGCGGCCACCTTCAGTCTGCCGCTACCGGCGCTGGCGGCGATCGAGGAAGGCAAGCTGGTCGTCTGGATCAACGGCGACAAGGGCTATAAAGGCCTGGCCGAAGTCGGCAAGAAGTTCACCGCCGAAACCGGCATTCCCGTCGAAGTGGCCCACCCCGACAGCGCCACCGACAAATTCCAGCAGGCAGCCGCCACCGGCAACGGCCCGGACATCTTTATCTGGGCCCATGACCGCATCGGTGAATGGGCCAAGAGCGGGCTACTGACTCCGGTAACCCCCAGCGCAGACACCAAATCCGGTATCGCTGACTTCTCCTGGCAGGCGGTGACCTACGACAACAAGCTGTGGGGCTACCCGATCTCCGTGGAAACCATCGGCCTGATCTATAACAAGGCGCTGGTGGACACCCCGCCCAAGACCTTCGATGACGTCATGGCGCTCAACGAGAAGCTTGCCGCTCAGGGCAAGCGCGCCATCCTCTGGGACTACAACAACACCTACTTCACCTGGCCGCTGCTTTCGGCCAAGGGCGGCTACGTGTTCGAGCACGCCGATGGCGGCTACGACGTCAAGTCCACCGGGGTGAACAACGCCGGCGCCAAGGCTGGTGCACAGGTGCTGCGCGATCTGATCGACAAGGGCGTGATGCCCAAGGGCGCGGATTACAGCGTGGCCGAAGCGGCGTTCAACAAGGGTGACTCGGCGATGATGATCAGCGGCCCCTGGGCCTGGTCGAACATCGAGAAGAGCGGCATCGACTTCGGTGTGGCGCCGATTCCCGCGATCGATGGCGAGCCGGGCAAGCCCTTCGTTGGTGTCGCCGCGGCGCTGCTCAACGCGGCCAGCCCGAACAAGGACCTGGCCGTGGAGTTCCTCGAGAACTACCTGCTGCAGGTCGAGGGCCTGAAGACCGTCAATGCCGATGTGCCGCTGGGTGCTGTGGCCAATACAGCCTATATGGAAGAGCTGTCCGCCAACCCGCATATCAAGGCGACCTTCGAGAACGCGCAGATGGGTGAGCCGATGCCCAACGTACCGGAGATGGGTGCGTTCTGGTCATCCATGGCCGCCGCGCTGACCAACATCACCTCCGGCCGGCAGGATGTCGACGCCGCGCTGGATGATGCCGCCAAGCGCATCACCCGTTGA
- the malF gene encoding maltose ABC transporter permease MalF, with amino-acid sequence MNARAELPSPAMTRPTSWGLPRFLTTGVRWLLWLAFNALSLYLVVALYVQKQMAFALLGLVVTGIASYLFINRRMYAQRYIFPSVAGMLVFVIFPLLYTVGIGFTNYSGTNLLSQAQVERYHLSQTYLAGERFRFTLHQSPDGERLRVDKGELGVFVSPPLTGEPDPEAPLSLLPAESVEGLGEALALREVIQRRKVLEQWVMQAPDGSLLRLYGLREVAAVEPQYRQDGPGVLVETRTGARLTADMERGFYVDETGKAVPPGFTVFTGFANFSRVLTEPSIREPFMQIFAWTFAFAGLTVVFTLAVGLVLASLLQWELVRGKAFYRLMLILPYAVPGFISILVFRGLFNQNFGEINLLLEGLFGIRPDWFSDPSLARTMILIVNTWLGYPYMLLLCMGLLQAIPRDQYEASAIDGASPLDNLLRITLPQLIKPLMPLLIACFAFNFNNFVLITLLTRGGPDIIGATTPAGTTDLLVSYTYRIAFQDSGQDFALAAAIATMIFILVGAMALLNLKLSKVKV; translated from the coding sequence GTGAATGCCCGTGCCGAGTTGCCCAGCCCCGCCATGACCCGCCCGACATCCTGGGGTTTGCCCCGCTTCCTGACCACCGGCGTGCGCTGGCTGCTTTGGCTGGCCTTCAACGCCTTGTCGCTGTATCTGGTGGTCGCGCTCTACGTTCAGAAGCAGATGGCTTTCGCCCTGCTCGGGCTGGTGGTCACCGGGATCGCCAGCTACCTGTTCATCAATCGGCGCATGTACGCCCAGCGCTACATCTTTCCGTCGGTAGCGGGGATGCTGGTGTTCGTCATCTTTCCGTTGCTCTATACCGTGGGCATCGGCTTTACCAACTACAGCGGCACCAACCTGCTCAGCCAGGCCCAGGTCGAGCGTTATCACCTGAGCCAGACCTACCTGGCCGGCGAGCGTTTCCGCTTCACGCTGCATCAAAGTCCTGATGGCGAGCGCCTGCGGGTGGACAAGGGCGAGCTGGGCGTGTTCGTAAGCCCGCCGCTGACCGGCGAACCGGACCCGGAAGCGCCGCTTTCGCTGCTACCGGCCGAAAGCGTCGAAGGCCTCGGCGAAGCGTTGGCGCTGCGTGAGGTGATCCAGCGGCGCAAGGTGCTGGAACAATGGGTGATGCAGGCGCCGGATGGCAGCCTGCTGCGGCTGTACGGCTTGCGCGAGGTGGCGGCGGTCGAACCGCAGTACCGCCAGGATGGCCCCGGTGTGCTGGTCGAAACCCGCACTGGCGCGCGGCTGACTGCCGACATGGAGCGTGGCTTCTATGTCGACGAAACGGGCAAGGCGGTGCCGCCGGGCTTCACCGTGTTCACCGGCTTCGCCAACTTTTCCCGGGTGCTGACCGAGCCGAGCATCCGCGAACCCTTCATGCAGATCTTCGCCTGGACCTTCGCCTTCGCCGGCCTAACGGTGGTCTTCACCCTCGCCGTTGGCCTGGTGCTGGCCAGCCTGCTGCAATGGGAGCTGGTGCGCGGCAAGGCGTTCTACCGGCTGATGCTGATCCTGCCGTATGCGGTGCCGGGGTTCATTTCCATCCTGGTGTTCCGCGGGCTGTTCAATCAGAACTTCGGCGAGATCAACCTTCTGCTGGAAGGGTTGTTCGGCATCCGTCCGGACTGGTTCAGCGACCCGAGCCTGGCGCGCACCATGATCCTGATCGTCAACACCTGGCTCGGCTACCCGTACATGCTGCTGCTGTGCATGGGCCTGCTGCAGGCCATCCCGCGGGACCAGTACGAGGCGTCGGCGATCGATGGCGCAAGCCCGCTGGACAACCTGCTGCGCATCACCCTGCCGCAGCTGATCAAGCCGCTGATGCCGCTGCTGATCGCCTGCTTCGCCTTCAACTTCAACAATTTCGTACTCATCACCCTGCTGACCCGAGGCGGCCCGGACATCATCGGCGCGACCACGCCGGCCGGCACCACGGACCTGCTGGTGAGCTACACCTACCGCATCGCCTTCCAGGATTCCGGACAGGACTTCGCCCTGGCCGCGGCCATCGCCACGATGATCTTCATCCTCGTCGGTGCCATGGCGCTGCTGAATCTCAAACTCTCGAAAGTGAAGGTATAA
- the malG gene encoding maltose ABC transporter permease MalG has protein sequence MAMVQPKSARYRLWATHAALLAFVAAILFPLLMVISISFREGNFATGSLFPENPTLEHWSLALGIPYTHADGSVTQPPFPVLLWLWNSVKIAFVSSILILLLSTTSAYAFARMRFGGKAPILKSMLIFQMFPPVLSLVAIYALFDQLGQHVSWLGVNSHGAVIVASLGGMALHIWTIKGYFESIDASLEEAAIVDGATTWQAFFHILLPMSVPILAVVFILAFITSVTEYPIASVLLMDVDKLTLSVGAQQYLYPQNYLWGDFAAAAVLSGLPITAVFLYCQKWIVGGLTAGGVKG, from the coding sequence ATGGCCATGGTGCAACCGAAATCCGCGCGTTACCGGCTCTGGGCGACTCATGCGGCACTGCTCGCCTTTGTCGCGGCGATCCTCTTTCCGCTGCTGATGGTGATCTCGATCTCTTTCCGCGAAGGCAACTTCGCCACCGGCAGCCTGTTCCCCGAGAACCCGACGCTGGAACACTGGTCGCTGGCGCTCGGCATTCCCTACACCCACGCGGATGGCAGCGTGACCCAGCCACCGTTCCCGGTGCTGCTGTGGCTGTGGAACTCGGTCAAAATCGCCTTCGTCAGCTCGATCCTGATCCTGCTCTTGTCGACCACCAGCGCCTATGCCTTCGCGCGTATGCGCTTCGGTGGCAAGGCGCCGATCCTGAAAAGCATGCTGATCTTCCAGATGTTCCCGCCGGTGCTCTCGCTGGTGGCCATCTACGCATTGTTCGACCAGCTCGGCCAGCACGTCAGCTGGCTGGGGGTGAACAGCCACGGCGCAGTGATCGTCGCCTCGCTGGGCGGCATGGCGCTGCATATCTGGACCATCAAGGGCTATTTCGAAAGCATCGATGCCTCGCTTGAGGAAGCCGCCATTGTCGATGGTGCGACCACCTGGCAGGCGTTCTTTCATATCCTGCTGCCGATGAGCGTGCCGATCCTGGCGGTGGTGTTCATCCTCGCGTTCATCACCAGTGTCACCGAATATCCGATCGCCTCGGTGCTGCTGATGGACGTCGACAAGCTGACGCTGTCGGTTGGTGCGCAGCAGTATCTCTATCCGCAGAACTATCTGTGGGGCGATTTCGCTGCGGCGGCGGTGCTCTCCGGTTTGCCTATCACAGCGGTGTTCCTCTACTGCCAGAAGTGGATCGTCGGTGGGCTCACGGCGGGTGGCGTGAAAGGCTGA
- the malT gene encoding HTH-type transcriptional regulator MalT, with protein sequence MNASMPALLPLIPTKLAIPMLPPGLLERPRLDEWQLRLPQVRLAVLHAASGFGKTTLAAQWARAFDGRVAWLQLHASDNLALQFGRYLTQALDRQLDAGCPLAAALAEQGQVSLDALFTQLLAELPGEHEAILIVLDEFEVLHERELIAGLRFFLRHMPCWMTLLVCSRRLPELGVAELRVKHQLLLLDARQLAFEDDEVQALLQLGVPVNINREQVERLNRRIGGWPCALQLALQEVQTSRGMDSFLENLLLGHPDIRDYMREQVIDGLPEDLRGFLEATCLLERFDAALADRLTEACHGREMLERLERGGLFIQPLDSLRRWYSYHPLFAVFLQGELRTHQPQRVNQLHLRAAEALLSENLPEEAARHAVQAGDPQQVAEILQRHGRAFYRQGQLGLLQQCLETLPETVIAGSPLLTLLQAWVSQNSYQFEHVERWFKAAELALQRSCSEQDWERIVCEFNAVRAQVAMNQGDEQRAITLAQEALTCEPLIMRTSRVAAMSGLAEVHFVQGALPQAQKQYEEAERRAREINASHLVVWSLGQLSEIAIAQGHLQKAYTLQERAIQYIEQQHLRATPIVEFIYRVRGQVLLEWHQLDAAEQCALQGIQILDELGDQRWRLQSHTLLAGVAYARGQQSACADYIGQMQTMLADDRYHIDWLANAHAVMLAYWDSSQDREAIRQWLLSAPPVSAGANHFSQLNARNHARAHVTLGQLDSALPILRQLLTDAERHGLVMDRNRNHILLAQLHWLREERQQALDHLQRAMTLASGSGAIGSFLRVGKPIIGMLKSLLHERTLDEPEAQRATRLIQLAQQQRDFSRAIRITLDEAVIQDIINRPDVPELIRRSPLTRREWQVLSLIHAGQSNEQIADHLNVAPTTIKTHIRSLYQKLNITHRSEAVQLARDLLSKIQGD encoded by the coding sequence ATGAATGCCTCGATGCCAGCCTTGCTGCCGCTGATCCCCACCAAACTGGCGATCCCCATGCTGCCGCCGGGCCTGCTCGAACGCCCGCGCCTGGACGAGTGGCAGCTGCGCCTGCCGCAGGTACGTCTGGCCGTGCTGCACGCGGCCAGCGGCTTCGGCAAGACCACTCTGGCGGCGCAGTGGGCGCGGGCTTTCGATGGCCGCGTCGCCTGGCTGCAGCTGCATGCCAGCGACAATCTGGCGCTGCAGTTCGGCCGCTACCTGACCCAGGCGCTGGACCGCCAGCTCGATGCCGGCTGCCCGCTGGCCGCTGCACTCGCCGAGCAGGGCCAGGTGTCGCTGGACGCGCTGTTCACCCAGTTGCTGGCCGAGCTGCCAGGCGAGCACGAGGCGATCCTGATCGTGCTCGACGAGTTCGAGGTGCTGCACGAGCGTGAGCTGATCGCCGGGCTGCGCTTCTTCCTGCGCCACATGCCCTGCTGGATGACCCTGCTGGTGTGCAGTCGGCGCCTGCCGGAGCTGGGCGTGGCCGAGCTGCGGGTCAAGCATCAGCTGCTGCTGCTCGATGCCCGCCAACTGGCCTTCGAGGACGACGAGGTGCAGGCCCTGCTGCAGCTGGGCGTGCCGGTAAACATCAACCGCGAGCAGGTCGAGCGCCTCAACCGGCGCATCGGTGGCTGGCCCTGTGCATTGCAGCTCGCGCTGCAGGAGGTGCAGACCAGTCGCGGTATGGACTCGTTTCTGGAAAACCTGCTGCTCGGCCATCCCGATATCCGCGACTACATGCGCGAGCAGGTGATCGACGGCCTGCCGGAAGACCTGCGCGGCTTTCTCGAAGCCACCTGCCTGCTCGAGCGCTTCGATGCCGCACTGGCCGATCGCCTGACCGAAGCCTGCCATGGCCGCGAGATGCTCGAGCGGCTCGAACGCGGCGGCTTGTTCATCCAGCCGCTGGACAGCCTGCGCCGCTGGTACAGCTACCATCCGTTGTTCGCCGTGTTCCTGCAGGGCGAGCTGCGCACCCACCAGCCGCAGCGCGTCAACCAGCTGCACCTGCGTGCTGCCGAGGCGCTGTTGTCCGAGAACCTGCCCGAGGAGGCCGCACGGCACGCGGTGCAGGCCGGCGATCCGCAGCAGGTCGCCGAAATCCTCCAGCGCCACGGGCGCGCCTTCTACCGTCAGGGCCAGCTCGGGCTGTTGCAGCAATGCCTGGAAACCTTGCCGGAAACGGTAATCGCCGGCTCGCCGCTGCTGACCCTGCTGCAGGCCTGGGTGTCGCAGAATTCCTACCAGTTCGAACATGTCGAACGCTGGTTCAAGGCTGCCGAACTGGCGCTGCAGCGCAGCTGCTCCGAGCAGGACTGGGAACGCATCGTCTGTGAATTCAATGCGGTGCGCGCGCAGGTCGCGATGAACCAGGGTGATGAGCAGCGCGCCATCACCCTGGCCCAGGAGGCGCTGACCTGCGAACCGCTGATCATGCGCACCTCGCGGGTGGCGGCAATGTCCGGCCTGGCCGAAGTGCATTTCGTTCAGGGCGCGTTGCCGCAGGCACAGAAGCAGTACGAGGAAGCCGAGCGCCGTGCCCGTGAGATCAATGCGTCGCACCTGGTGGTCTGGAGCCTCGGCCAACTGTCGGAGATCGCCATTGCCCAGGGCCATCTGCAGAAGGCCTACACCCTGCAGGAACGGGCCATTCAGTACATCGAACAGCAGCACCTGCGTGCCACGCCCATCGTCGAGTTCATCTATCGGGTGCGCGGCCAGGTACTGCTGGAGTGGCATCAGCTGGACGCCGCCGAACAATGCGCGCTGCAGGGCATCCAGATTCTCGACGAGCTCGGCGACCAGCGCTGGCGCCTGCAGAGCCACACGTTGCTGGCGGGCGTCGCTTACGCCCGCGGCCAGCAGAGCGCCTGTGCCGATTACATCGGTCAGATGCAGACGATGCTCGCCGATGATCGCTACCACATCGACTGGTTGGCCAATGCCCATGCGGTGATGCTCGCCTACTGGGACTCCAGCCAGGATCGCGAAGCGATTCGCCAATGGCTGCTCAGCGCGCCGCCGGTCAGCGCCGGTGCCAACCACTTTTCCCAATTGAACGCGCGCAACCACGCGCGGGCCCACGTGACGCTCGGCCAGCTGGACAGTGCACTGCCGATCCTGCGCCAATTGCTGACCGACGCCGAACGCCACGGTCTGGTGATGGATCGCAACCGCAACCACATCCTCCTGGCGCAGCTGCACTGGTTGCGCGAAGAACGCCAGCAGGCGCTCGATCACCTGCAGCGGGCGATGACCCTGGCCAGCGGCAGCGGCGCCATCGGTAGCTTTCTGCGCGTCGGCAAGCCGATCATCGGCATGCTCAAGAGCCTGCTGCACGAGCGCACCCTCGACGAGCCGGAAGCCCAGCGCGCCACGCGGCTGATCCAGCTGGCGCAGCAGCAGCGCGACTTCAGCCGCGCCATCCGCATCACCCTCGACGAGGCGGTGATCCAGGACATCATCAATCGCCCCGACGTCCCCGAGCTGATCCGTCGCTCACCGCTGACCCGGCGCGAATGGCAGGTGCTGAGCCTGATCCATGCCGGGCAGTCCAACGAGCAGATCGCCGACCACCTGAACGTCGCGCCCACCACCATCAAGACGCACATCCGCAGCCTCTACCAGAAGCTCAACATCACCCACCGCAGCGAGGCCGTGCAGCTGGCGCGCGACCTGCTGAGCAAGATTCAGGGGGACTAG
- a CDS encoding glutathione S-transferase family protein, giving the protein MKLIGRYMSPFVRRVGISLHLLEIPFTNEPLSVLTDSQKIRHYSPLGRVPALVLDDGQVLIDSNAILDYFDQQAGAERALLPLSGPGRSEAMNLLPFAVGACEKTVAAYYERDRRPEGLVWDDWYRHCEDQARGALALLDARQAERGERPLFGERMSQVDISAVVAYDFARLTLPNTLAPDDAFPHLAAASQRANALPAFAQTQWKG; this is encoded by the coding sequence GTGAAATTGATCGGTCGCTATATGTCGCCTTTCGTCCGCCGCGTCGGCATCAGCCTGCATCTGTTGGAAATACCGTTCACCAACGAACCGCTCAGCGTCCTGACGGACAGCCAGAAGATTCGCCACTATTCGCCGCTGGGTCGGGTACCGGCGTTGGTGCTGGACGATGGTCAGGTGCTGATCGACAGCAACGCCATCCTCGATTATTTCGATCAGCAGGCTGGCGCCGAGCGCGCCCTGCTGCCGCTATCCGGCCCCGGGCGCAGCGAGGCGATGAACCTGCTGCCCTTCGCCGTCGGGGCCTGCGAGAAAACCGTCGCGGCGTACTACGAACGCGATCGGCGGCCCGAGGGGTTGGTCTGGGACGACTGGTATCGGCATTGCGAGGACCAGGCGCGTGGCGCGCTGGCATTGCTGGATGCACGCCAGGCCGAGCGCGGCGAGCGGCCGTTGTTTGGTGAGCGGATGAGCCAGGTGGATATCAGCGCGGTGGTTGCCTACGACTTCGCCCGTCTCACCCTGCCCAACACGCTGGCGCCAGATGACGCCTTTCCGCATCTGGCAGCGGCGTCGCAACGCGCCAACGCCCTGCCCGCTTTCGCCCAGACCCAGTGGAAGGGCTGA
- a CDS encoding sugar O-acetyltransferase codes for MAMSEKQKMLAGELYYPGDPEILADQAAAKAWMVRYNAALAASPDERRALLAERLASVGAGAVIRPPFHCDYGYNIHLGEGAFLNFNCVILDVVEVHIGAGAQIGPAVQLYTADHPRDPEARRSGVEFGRPINIGRNVWVGGGAIILPGVTIGDDAVIGAGSVVTRDVPAGATVVGNPARIR; via the coding sequence ATGGCGATGAGCGAGAAGCAGAAGATGCTGGCCGGCGAGCTGTACTACCCCGGCGATCCGGAAATCCTCGCCGATCAGGCCGCGGCCAAGGCCTGGATGGTGCGCTACAACGCGGCGCTCGCGGCCTCGCCGGACGAGCGCCGAGCGCTGCTGGCCGAGCGCCTGGCTTCGGTCGGTGCCGGTGCGGTGATCCGCCCGCCATTTCACTGCGATTACGGCTACAACATCCACCTCGGCGAGGGCGCCTTCCTCAACTTCAACTGCGTGATTCTCGATGTGGTCGAGGTGCACATCGGTGCCGGTGCGCAGATCGGGCCGGCGGTGCAGCTCTACACCGCCGACCACCCGCGTGACCCTGAAGCGCGCCGCTCGGGCGTCGAATTCGGCCGTCCGATCAATATCGGCCGCAACGTCTGGGTTGGCGGCGGCGCGATCATTCTTCCAGGCGTCACGATTGGCGACGATGCGGTGATCGGCGCGGGCAGCGTGGTCACCCGCGATGTGCCGGCCGGCGCCACGGTGGTCGGCAATCCGGCGCGGATACGCTGA